TGTATGCTTGCAAAACCCCGAaaagcgcacgcacacgcacacacacacacacacacacacacacacaaacacacacacacaccagcagcttACCATAGAGGAACTGGGAGCACTGGGTGtagccctcctccatctcctcacaCTTGTCGGCGGCCGTCTGCATGTCGCTGTAGGTCATGGCGAACACCGCCGCGCCCGACTCCACCAGGAACTTACACACCTGCACGTTGTTACAGGACGCCGCGCAGTGCAGGggcgtcctgggggggggggggagacggagggtgggttagagaggggagatgggggggagagggcacgtgggtgggtgggggaggaggggaaggtcGCGGAGAGAGccgaggaaaaaaataaagaaagaagaatGAAGAATTGACAAAAGCACTGATAGGActcagaggagagggggggagaggggaggagaaaggctTCTTTGTGCTGCCTGCTGGTACTATATACATTAGCGATCACACACTGTACCATAGCTCTATTATCGCCGTGGTGATGAACAGTGGGTTGATTGAGTCAGGCAGCGTGATGGGGGGAGGTggctgggtggggtgggggggttgggttggggggggggggggggggggggtggggggggggggggggggggagggagtggacgAGTGGACCTACCAGCCGTCGCTGTCAGCCGCGTTCACGTTGACCCCGAACTGCACCAGGAACTTGACGATCTCCGTGTGGCCGGCGCACACGGCGTTGTGCAGGGCGGTGATGCCTTCGTCGTTGGGCTGACTGGGGTCCTCCACCTGACGGGGAGGAGGGTCGGAGAGAGCCGTGAGTCACGCAGGAAATGGCTCTGCCTCTGTTATTGTTCAGCCTGCTGGTATAAGCACTCATGCACAAAAATACAGAGATTCCCCGAGAGGgtatgcaaacaaaaacaacataggAAGCAAGGAATCAACACATGGGGGGTAGGAGGTTGGAAAGTGGCTACGGAGCCGAAAAGGtggttctgggtttgagtcccatcTATCTGTAGGCATCCTCCAGCAAGGCtccaaacccctacctgctcctgaattaCATTAATCGGTATTCCCTTCAAGTCTCTTTGGAGAAGGCCTTCTAAATAAGAGAAAATCCTACTTaattcagccccccccccccatggttaTAGATGGGTGTCTCACCTCGTAGATGATCCGCTGCACCAGGTCGTACTCCCCCTCCAGGGAGGAGTCCAGCAGCAGGGCCAGGGGGTTGAACTTCACCCTCATGCTGTGGTCGATGCGCTCCGAGCCGTCCTTGCGCAGATTGGTGCGCTTGCCCTGGAAgggaacaaaaaaacacacgagGTGAGAAAAGGTTCCTCTCGCTTCCACCACTACGGTCTGGAGATGAGGAGTAGATATGATAGGCGTGGATGTGGAGGTGCCGTCTCTTGCGGAGGATCGGACACATTTCGTCTTGAATTATACACACTGCTAGGCTTAATTGTCTTCTGAGCTCCAGACTAACTCTGAGCTTTCCCTGtcttttgacaaaaacaaccaGTTCCTACAGTTCTTACTACATCTCTAATCCAACCTAACACAGCCCACTATTTGCTTGACTAAAACACCAATGGTTATGCAAGATGATTAGTCAAGtgagcaataaaaaaaaggtgCATTCTTTACTTTATTTTGTCTGGAACATGTGGAGTGGTTTAAGTGTCAGGGCCCTTTGAGGAATAATTGGGTCAAAAACCTCTGCGACCTGCACCGCTACACTGAAACCTCTTATATCCAACAGAGGATACAGAAACTGAGTTCAAGCTATGGATCCGATTATTTTAAGCTGAATAAAAAACTTTCCATGACCAACCCTTTCCCACTTAATAGATTACTATGAGGGGAAAGAGTTTTGACAGGGATTAGTTTTGTTATATAACTTCAGAACAGACTACTATTGACCCAGCCTGTAATTCCTGGAAGCTGGGTTTGAAAATAACCCAagaccaacaaaaaacagacCAAGCACCTCAACAGTGCTACATGCTACGTCCTCATGAGCAAACACCTCATCAGTGCTACATGCTACGTCCTCATGAGCAAACACCTCAACAGTGCTACATGCTAGCTCCTAACGACCAAGCACCTCAACAGTGCTACAAGCTACGTCCTAATGAGCAAACACCTCAACAGTGCAACATGCTAGGTCCTCCTAACAAACAAAGACCTCAACAGTGCTACATGCTAGGTCCtcctaacaaacaaacaaacacctcaACAGTGCTACATGCTAGGTCCtcctaacaaacaaacaaacacctcaACAGTGCTACATGCTAGGTCCtcctaacaaacaaacaaacaaacacctcaACAGTGCTACATGCTAGGTCCtcctaacaaacaaacaaacaaacacctcaACAGAGCTACATGCTAGGTCCTcctaacaaacaaacagctcaaCAGCGCTACATGCTAGGTCCTCCTAACAAACAAAGACCTCAACAGCGCTACATGCTACGTCCTAACGACCAAGCACCTCAACAGTGCTACATGCTACGTCCTCATGAGCAAACACCTCAACAGTGCTACATGCTAGGTCCTTATGAGCAAACACCTCAACAGTGCTACATGCTAGGTCCtcctaacaaacaaacaaacacctcaACAGTGCTACATGCTAGGTCCtcctaacaaacaaacaaacacctcaACAGAGCTACATGCTAGGTCCTCCTAACAAAGAAAGACCTCAACAGTGCTACATGCTAGGTCCTCCTAACAAACAAAGACCTCAACAGCGCTACATGCTACGTCCTAACGACCCAGCAACTCAACAGCGCTACATGCTACGGCCTAGTACTAGCGCTCTAGAAGGTACGTACCGGCGGCAGCTGAACCTGTCCGGTGACCTCCGGGGCCCTCATGTTGAAGGAGTCCTCCGTCAGACCCTGCTCCTCCGCGCCGCTGGGGTAGGGGGGCGGCGGGTACGGAGGGAACTCCTCCGGGAAGCCCTccggcggggggggaggaggcgggctgGCGGCCGTCTGATCCTCCAGgagcgccggcggcggcggcgggaacAGCGACTCGTCGATCCTCGGCGCCgggtgggccggggggggggggggggtgaagtcCCCCGGGCGGGCGGTCTGGTGTGTTCCGCCGGGGGCGCGGGGCCGGGGCGGACGGAGGGGCTGGGCCCCGCGCTGCGCCGGAGTCCGTTCCTCGTCCTGGCGGGGGATGCCCCGCTCCGGGTGGCTGTACGGCCCCTGCgaccccccaccaccgcccTGGGGGGCCCTCTCGGGCTCCCCGCTGGGCGTGTTGATGATGGTCTCCAAGGCGGCCAGCGTGGCCTTCTGGTAGAGCAGCTTCTGGATGTTGGGCCCCGCGGGGCCCTCGGGCTCCGTGATGGAGCTCCTCTTCTTCAGGGGCCGCGGGGCGTTGTACAGCTTCTTGCGCAGGGCCTCCAGGTCGCCGTCGCTCTGGTGGCGGTAGGGGTTGGAGATGAACGGCAGCAGCTTGGTGGGGCTCAGGGGCCGCGGCGTGCGCTCCGTCTCGGGCGGCGCCCCCCCCACGCTGGGGCCCGGGGGGCCCTGGGAGGCCGGGCCGGCTCCGTTGTGGTCCACCTCTTGGTCGAAAGAGCGTTGGTCCATGTACGGGTTCTCTGGGTACTGGGGACCCGCAATCACTGGTTTGCCGTACactgcgcacacgcacacgcacacacacacacacacacatcatgttaTTAATGGTACACACACCATTAGGTTTAGCGCTCTTATGGTGAAGCACAATGACGTGGTAACATCCATCCAGCTcaataaacaacacaatatGAATTGGCTTCACATCAGAGCACTAAATTAACACTTATCGATTGGACGTCAAAAATGTAAATCCAATTTAATTGTCTACATACTTTCACTATGTTTATGCAAAGGTTGTTAAGCAGTTCAAAGTTAGTCAGATGAAATGAAGATAAACAAAACCAGACAAACAGGCCAGCGCATTACAACACAACCACAGGCATTTTGTGCATTACCTACACAAATTATGCAACACACGTTCCCATGAATCTAATTCACTGTAAGAAATGGTTCTATGAATAGAACCGGGCGCCGTTGACAAAACAATATGCCCTCATATCATTTCCATATTTGCTTCCGGCAAGCAGCATGAATGGGGggccatctctgtgtgtgtgtgtgtgtgtgtgtgtgtgtgtgtgtgtgtgtgtgtgtgtgtgtgtgtgtgtgtgtgtgtgtgtgtgtgtgtgtgtgtgtgtgtgtgtgtgtgtgtgtgtgtgtgtgtgtgtgtgtgtgtgtgtgtggaaggggccAGCTGGCCTGGCCACCCTGTCGCTGCTCCTCTGCCCAGTGGCGCGTGGGTAATTGTTTTCCCGTGTACGCGTACGTTCAACAGGGCGGTGTAATGCAACGTTCCTCTTCGGAGGGAAAGATCAGAACGGCATATGCAAATGAGCAGAGTGCATCTCCGTGATGTTagcccaccccacccctcatACTGAAACAAGGGGGGGGTCATTAAAATCATTAATATTACATATCTGTGAAACGTCTGAAAAGGGGGTTTATTTGATGGCTAGCAGCCTGCATCGTATACCTTGTAGACGCTATAGATGACATGGTGATGCATCTATTGAAAAAGCTTTTTCCGCAGTCCGTGTCTTTAGCGACATGTTTGAAGATGTATCCAACAGGATAAATAACAATTCATTTAAAAGAGGATATCCCATTTCCAAACGTTTTTTTTCACCATCATGGAAAATGTATACATGATAGTAATTTGAATCATTTGCATTTCATTAATTGTGGATCGGAACGGTTTGGTGACGGTTCGACCTCCTGAGCGCTACCACTAACCCCCGGAGGACACAGAGAACCAGGACGGGTCTCACCGCTGACGAAGCCGTTGCCCCGGGACTGCGCCCTGGTGAGGGCCCCCTGCACGCTGGGCTGGAAGGGCTTGGCCGAGCCGGGCTGCTGGGTGTACATGGAGTAGATGGAGCTGGCGGTCTGGGTCTGGGGCTTGGAGTTGGGCAGCTCGGGGGTGAAGGGCCTCACGGTGGCGGCCGGCGGCGCGTCCTGCTTGGAGGGCAGCGGCAGCGTCTGACTCTGgttgacggggagggggagccgTCCCGGGGCAGGGgcctggggctgctgctgctgctgctgctgctgctgctgctggccggaCGAGGAGGGCTTGGCCTTGGGGAAGGTGCCCGTGTTGAGGCCCGGCTTGCCGTACGGGGCTCCGTTCGGGCCCTTGGGTTTGATGGGCACGGGCGGGGGCACCTTGACCGGGTGTTTGgcggcctgggggaggggggaagcaCCAGACGGACAGGGAGAGCTGTGATGGTGGGACTCGTACACTTTCGGATGACGGGGACAGATTTAAGATCATAAACGAgattattggtttattagcaGAGAAGGGGGAAGTTCTGTGGTCAGCTGGACTTCCTAGGGTCCAAAGATATCGCAGAAGTCACCAACTACAGTTTtctaaaactaaataaatgaagACAATAACTTTCAATGAAAAGAAGATCACATTAAGACAGCAGTAGTTCCTCTCACCTGGGCGTCTCGGACCAGGTCGTCACTACTCTGGTTCTTGCGCAGGCCGGTTGAGGGCTGTTCCGTGGCCTCAAACATTGAGAAGGGACGCACCTTCCTGTCCCTCTTCTGCTCTGGATCAtctgggacacaaacacacacatgagccatcaAGGTCACATTTATAAACCATGAAGTGaaagcgagtgtgtgtgcgtgtgtgtgtgtgtgtgtgtgtgtgtgtgtgtgtgtgtgtgtgtgtgtgtgtgtgtgtgtgtgtgtgtgtgtgtgtgtgtgtgtgtgtgtgtgtatgtgtgtgcatgtgttaccTGGCTCTGCGATGGGTGATGCGTGAGAAGGCATCCGTGGCAGCGTGGCGGACTGCCCGTGTCCGTTGGTGTTTGACTCGGGCCCCGAAGGGCCCCATTCAGCCAGCTTGGAAGACTGCGGGCctagggggacagagagggaacgACATAAGCGCGTTTAAAAAAGGACTGGATCAGGGAAATCAGGTCACACAACGGCAAGTAAAACCCGACATGGGACCTAGATCAGTCTTCCCCGGGACACTTACATGGCATCACACAGGATCAGATAGACAGAGACTGTATTTAAGGCCCGTCTATTTGTTTTGCTGTCATAGCCATTCATTGTTCTTAACAGCTGTCGGGAGCTCTCTCCAAATATGCTCTCAGTCTTctgactcacacgcacacgacaAAATAATAAGGAAATCAAAGTGGAAACAAGACGGTGTGGGACAGTCAGACTCCCCCGGAGCGTCCATTTGTTTCTGATGGCCCAATTAGAAACACACGGACGTGCGTTGAGAACCGAGCGGAACAAACTGGAAACAAACCACAGCACAGCAAGTGCAAATCAAACAGAAGAACAGGATACAATCGTCGATAAAGGGTCAAAACCTGCATCCTATCTTTCGAATGGTGTTCGAATGGcgcaaagaaaaaacaaagaaaaactattttaaaagagtcacacacacgcaaaaaaagaaataatccacACGAAGAAGAGGACGCATCACACAGGTCCAGCAGTACCTTTTCTCTTGGCGCGGAGTTCTTTCAGAGGCTTAAGCAAGAACATGGCTTCTAGATGGGACAACCACGCAAATAAGAGACAAGAAACAACAGTAAAAAGATAAATACGAGTCCAACGGCCGAGTCCCGTCACTCTTCTCTAGGGACATGTTGCAGGCCGGATCGAGGCATAACGCAGCTTGGGTGTGGTGGCGGGTGTatctcgctccctcccccccccctccaccctccccccccccccccccttaaggaTCCACACGTGGAACCCAGCGACTCGGGTCCTGATGCTCGATCCAGTGGCCCCCGCCCCGTAGGACAGGTGCTGGGGATGGGAATGAACCGGTGGCGAGACTCCGCCTGCCCACACTGCCTTCCCCCGCACCCCAACCCCGCCCACACCACACCAAGTCCTCAACCAATCCTCGGTCTTCATCCCTCCCACCCAAACTGCGTAACAGTTCACCCTGCAAAGGGAGATAGCATGCACCACCACAGCAGACCAAGAAACCCCCTCCCTTCTTCTGAATAACAGAAAAAagggggagaaggaagaggtTTGAGAGATAcaaacagagatagagagactgcAAAAaaggagatggaaagagagaggaagaggacgagagaTAAAGAGAACAAGACAGAGTAGGGAGGTCCCATAGCCGTTGTTTTTCGTTAGGAATAACTTTGGTGGGGTGtcattcatttttaataaagccGGTGCTCCGTTGGCACGGCACCCACCGGGAGGGGCGTGGGGGTGCATTTTGGAAGAGGGCTGCGGGGGAAGTGCTCCGGCATCTCTGAATAAGAGATGTCTCTGCAGCCAAACACCAATACACTCCCCCATTTACAGGGGAGTCGTCCATGgtcttttgtttattttaatttttcaaCTTTGCTATATCAATTAATTATAGCCGTAAAAATAGATACCAGGCCAGCCGGAAGAGAACAGaaatttttcatttttcttgaCCTATCCTACAACACTTCTCAAATGTTCTTTGGTGCAACCAGCTACAAGTAATCTGCATTCCACCTCCACCTTGTGGCAGCATAGGGAAACAACAGGCAGAGAAAGAAATACTACCCATTTGTTTCAAAATCGAGGGGGCATCCTGAGAGTGGaagagaacaacacacacactgcaaaccAGAGTGCACATGGAACAGATCGCAACAGTGATCACAGATGTTCCAGGGCCAGTATTCACTGCAACAGAGCAGCAGCCAAGACAGAAAGGGGACATAACCAACTACCTTCTGAACTCAGTGTAACATCACAACCACATGGCATCCCAGAATCCTCTGCTCCTAATGACGGACAGCACACTCCGGTCATATTCATTTCAAGACTTTGTTCAAGACCAACAAACAAACTGAAAAATCACTTACGATTCCAGGCAAAAAACATGGTTACACCggttaaacatttatttaacgaCCAGAGGGGGATACCCACATGGGGCCATTTTAAATTACAAATTAAGAATACATTCATTTCAATAATTAGTACACAGAGTACTACAAGGTGTAGCTCTTAATCTTACCAACTTCTGCTTTGTGTTACTCTACCAATATATATCTGCTCATTCAGCACTTATCGAATCCCTAAccctccctggaaggaggggtcCCTCTTCTGTGCTCCTTCTTAAGCCGTCCATCTAAATCCAAGGGCTTACGGTTATATAGGGGGTGGTACATTATGTGGCGCTGTAATTCCCTTTGAGAACGTAAACTGAAATGAAGGGGCTATCCCTATAGACGGACCTGACTAGCACGTCCATTTTGACTTCGGCTTCAGTCAACCTGACCAGAAGTtacagatggtgtgtgtgtgtgtgtgtgtgtgtgtgtgtgtgtgtgtgtgtgtgtgtgtgtgtgtgtgtgtgtgtgtgtgtgtgtgtgtgtgtgtgtgtgtgtgtgtgtgtgtgtgtgtgtgtgtgtgtgtgtgtgtctaattacCGGTGCCCGCCTTGCCCTGCGGGTCTGGGGCCGGCAGCGTGGCGGTGCCGTCCGGGTGGGCGGGCTTCACCAGGAGCTCGTGTCTGACGGGCCCCCGGGGGACCGTGGAGGACTGGATGTAGGGGCCCACCGCGGCCACACGGGACGGGCCCGACTGCTGCGCCCCGGGACCCTCGGAGGgcagctggagggagggagggggagaggacgatggggagagggggagataaggagaggggggagacagagatagaaaaGATTGGGAGAGGGGAAATAGAGAAGCAGCAAGGGTTAGAAAGAGCCAGGCAACATGGAAAATAGAGGCTTTTCCATTTAAAATAATACAgggttttttttattcaaggaAAAACATTTCCTTGAATGCTAGGACACCCGATCAACCATTACACAGTGAACCCTTTTCAGGGAAGTCAGACGGAACAAAAAGTATATTCCAAATtttatttccttctttttttgtgCCTAGCAAAAAAATAATCCTAGACGTCAGGAATTTAATAACCACATTTAAAattgcaaacaaaacaaaggccGTCGCTTGGCGCCTCTTTTTTAACATACAACCCAAATATCGTGCAATATTAATTTCCCTACAGAGTATTGAAAAGTGGCTTTGCTAAAACCTACACAGCCAGGATTAAGAGGAGCTCACAGGCCCGTTATAAAAACAGGATCCACTTGATTTGCACTCTTCCCGCCAAGAGTAGGACGCCGAACGCGTCCCTCTGGTTTTGCAGAGTCATGCTGCAGATATTTAAAGTaggagaagaacaagaacaggaggagcaggagaaagagCTGACTAAATTACCTGGGGGTGAGGGTCCTTTGATGCCCTCTCTTTAACGGGATAGCCATTCttgagaaaacaaaaacacaaagcagTTCAAGAACCCCAACAGTGCCATCATGTCCAGGTCTAATACGCTCCTCAtctctccgtctgtccctctgttgAGGGGGAACTGAGACGATGATAGGGGAGGACACCACACTGACACCCATGAAGAGAGAACCTCTGTTGGGTTGGTGTGGTTGGACgagggggggtgttggtggaggaggtgggtggaggggatgATGTCAGCCAGGCCGGGGCTGCCCGCGTGGGGTCCGGGAGAAGCCAGGAGAAGGCGGGATGGAGTGTGTGGagggtgtctttgtgtgcttgTGAAAAACAGCCACTCATTGTGATTCTGGGCAGGGTGTGGGTAAATCACCTCCCGACTGAGGGCCTATTCAGTGCTTCGTCACCATACACCAACATATTCATGCacagtacacacatattcatgcacacacatttaatgTCAAACTTTATGTATGCCTTAAAAGAAAAATGATTGACACATTTCCCATTTCTGATTCATTTGGGAATTGTTATGTactgtgaaaaaataaataaaaaaaggtattAAAAAGATACTTAAAATTGTGCTGTTAGTCATGAGAAGGAAACAAGACGAAGAACCCGTTGTgataaaatcttttttttatcatgttaTGACGTAATGCATCTCATTCCCATTCAACTTGCCGAAGATGAGGTTAATCCCCTCTCGGGttcaaagagaagtttgtttaCTTTGAATTAGCAGTCCCCGTGCAGCGCTGTGGCAGACCACCTTAGTGTAGGCTGGGTGGAGGGGCAGTtcagagagagaacaggcaGATCCGACGTCTAACGGGAGCGACGATGGCTTGGTCGTGGCCTCTTTACTTGTTTTTAGCCGTCCTCCGCTTTTACTGTTTAGCAATGACACTAGAATTGAAATTGTTCCAAAGCGAGTGACAGTGATCTGTTTTTGTCCCATGAACGAGCAGGTTGGGTGTTCAAGGACACTGGGAACATTGGGCTGTGAACCCGGAacctttcggctgggagtcAATCACCCTTACCACTACTAAACTAtccctgtctgtccttctgtgaCAAGTTGAGCGTGCGAGGGGTAAGGCAGATCATTTCAGCAGTTTCCTGTTGGATTAACAACAGTGAGCCAAGCTGTGATaggatctctctccctccctccctccttccctccccattATTTTCCACGCCTGATTTCTAACTGCTCAACTATTCGCTGTTCGCAGTTGAGGGGAAAcaggcatgaaaaaaaaagataaaacacCTCTGTCATATggtcaaacaaataaataaaatcattaGGCCTCCACCAGAATTGTTTTTCAAACAAAGTGAGGATGTAGAGAAATCAAAGATAAAAGGGGTGAGAGGAAAAACATAAAGAAAACAATGGATAGATGGGTTAGAAGGGAGTGTATCTCTGGTCGGTAAAGTCGTGAGGGGTCCCCCCGGTACAGAGAGTAGAGTGCTGTCGGGGTCTGAGGAGTCTCTTACGTGGGTAGAGGTCTGTTCTGAATGGCTGGGGTGCTGGGGCTTCCGGGGGTCAAACAAGAcaaagggagagggaaggagacaaACAGTATTTATTCTTTCTCTCGCCACTAGGGGGAGCTCTGATTGAGCCTGGTCCAGCAGGAGCATAGAACACCAGGGCAATGTGAGTATGTTTTAACGGCAGGGAGAAACTACCTGGGTAGACATCGAGGGAGTCTCAATGTGGATGGTGGATGTGGTGTGGTAGCAAGGTGTGTACGTCTCTGTGGGACAggtttgtgtgttctctgtgagactggtgtgtgtgtgtcatccgaGATCACTGTGGTGTGatagcaaggtgtgtgtgctctctgtGAGGCAGGTGTGCGTGTTCGCTGTGAGACAGGTGTGCGTTTCCTtcctcctttgtgtgtgtgtttacgctcTACGTGAGGCGTGTGACTAACATCTTTGTAAgacgagtgtttgtgtgtttgcgtttgcgcTCGTGCgggtgtgtacgtgcatgcgtgtgagacATCTTCTCACCGGAAGGTTCTCCTTGTGCTGCAGCGCCGCCTTCTTCTTCCACAGGCGGTCTCTGAGCTCGCTGACCCTCTTGTCCATGGCGGCCACCTCCAGGTTACGCTTGTTCAGGCTGTccctctgctgctgcagcttcGAGTTCTGGTCCTGGTTCAGTTTGTTGCGCAGCTGCACAAGACACACAGTGGACGGGAAACAGGAGGGATTTAGAACATGGGTTAGGGGCTGGAGGGTGTATTGGCGCTTGAGTTCCATCCTGAGAAGTACCGGGTTTGAACCTTAATGTCAAcctcaaattattattttttttttttattgccaacCCCAAAATGCTACTAAATGACATTTAAAGCCCAAAGCTTAAATTGTTCTTCTTTGTAGCGCAATAAGTCAATGTATAATGGAGAAAAGGTAAACCCAgggaatatattattatattggaCGCCAACCATAAAAACATTACGTCATGTCCGTCCCATCCATTTTATTAGTCTTTGTTTGTATTCACCATCAGTGACCACCTGTTTGTTACTATATGATTATACCCTAATAATTAAAATACTATTGACGCATTGCACATAACGTCATACTAGCAGGcctataaaaaaaatgcaatgttCTTTGTTGCAATTAAAACTACAGGTACTATCTGGTACAGTAAAAAGTTGATATCCAACTACCGGTAATAAAGTAAGTCATATGACATTGGATCAAATCCATTAAGAACAAGAAACAATCTCATAATAATGACATAACAGTTTGAGATCCCATGGCAATTTCCACACAGTTCACTGCTCATGTCAACCACTGGTCTGCATCACCAAATGTTGGTGGAAATCAGGCTCTGGCTTGTTACAAATATTGAAACATAACCATGCAGAGAATGTGTTTTCCCTTGCAAAGAACCTAGATGAGTTTCAACTCAACACATGGCTGTTAGGTATGTTGTCGGATTGCCAGCGAGTTCcttattttgttttcattccTCATGCcagaacatgcacacacacttacacacaccctcccctcccacacgcacacactcacctgcAGCTCCTTGTACAGGCGGTCCAG
Above is a window of Gadus morhua chromosome 15, gadMor3.0, whole genome shotgun sequence DNA encoding:
- the tp53bp2a gene encoding apoptosis-stimulating of p53 protein 2a isoform X2, whose amino-acid sequence is MRYEAKMMPVFLTVYLSNNDQHFTEVPVTPETLCRDVVELCKEPGEADCHLAEMWRGSERPVGDGERMLDVLQRWGQHRGEVRFFLRHDRAPSRESASSRGSEPKRNGVKGPPDRRMENGVAAPRMDMTLAELQEMAARQQQQIEAQQQLLATKEQRLRYLKQQEQRQQQQASEQEKLQRLRDNVENQEGRLKKVRALKGQVEQKRLSNGKLVEEIEQMNSLFQQKQRELVVAVSKVDELSRQLDMLKNGKMDAFHDNQSSVAELDRLYKELQLRNKLNQDQNSKLQQQRDSLNKRNLEVAAMDKRVSELRDRLWKKKAALQHKENLPNGYPVKERASKDPHPQLPSEGPGAQQSGPSRVAAVGPYIQSSTVPRGPVRHELLVKPAHPDGTATLPAPDPQGKAGTGPQSSKLAEWGPSGPESNTNGHGQSATLPRMPSHASPIAEPDDPEQKRDRKVRPFSMFEATEQPSTGLRKNQSSDDLVRDAQAAKHPVKVPPPVPIKPKGPNGAPYGKPGLNTGTFPKAKPSSSGQQQQQQQQQQQPQAPAPGRLPLPVNQSQTLPLPSKQDAPPAATVRPFTPELPNSKPQTQTASSIYSMYTQQPGSAKPFQPSVQGALTRAQSRGNGFVSVYGKPVIAGPQYPENPYMDQRSFDQEVDHNGAGPASQGPPGPSVGGAPPETERTPRPLSPTKLLPFISNPYRHQSDGDLEALRKKLYNAPRPLKKRSSITEPEGPAGPNIQKLLYQKATLAALETIINTPSGEPERAPQGGGGGSQGPYSHPERGIPRQDEERTPAQRGAQPLRPPRPRAPGGTHQTARPGDFTPPPPPAHPAPRIDESLFPPPPPALLEDQTAASPPPPPPPEGFPEEFPPYPPPPYPSGAEEQGLTEDSFNMRAPEVTGQVQLPPGKRTNLRKDGSERIDHSMRVKFNPLALLLDSSLEGEYDLVQRIIYEVEDPSQPNDEGITALHNAVCAGHTEIVKFLVQFGVNVNAADSDGWTPLHCAASCNNVQVCKFLVESGAAVFAMTYSDMQTAADKCEEMEEGYTQCSQFLYGVQEKMGIMNRGVVYGLWDYAGESEDELAILESESMTVVRREDEDEVEWWWARMGDATGYVPRNLLGLYPRIKQRQRTLA
- the tp53bp2a gene encoding apoptosis-stimulating of p53 protein 2a isoform X1 — its product is MRYEAKMMPVFLTVYLSNNDQHFTEVPVTPETLCRDVVELCKEPGEADCHLAEMWRGSERPVGDGERMLDVLQRWGQHRGEVRFFLRHDRAPSRESASSRGSEPKRNGVKGPPDRRMENGVAAPRMDMTLAELQEMAARQQQQIEAQQQLLATKEQRLRYLKQQEQRQQQQASEQEKLQRLRDNVENQEGRLKKVRALKGQVEQKRLSNGKLVEEIEQMNSLFQQKQRELVVAVSKVDELSRQLDMLKNGKMDAFHDNQSSVAELDRLYKELQLRNKLNQDQNSKLQQQRDSLNKRNLEVAAMDKRVSELRDRLWKKKAALQHKENLPPQHPSHSEQTSTHNGYPVKERASKDPHPQLPSEGPGAQQSGPSRVAAVGPYIQSSTVPRGPVRHELLVKPAHPDGTATLPAPDPQGKAGTGPQSSKLAEWGPSGPESNTNGHGQSATLPRMPSHASPIAEPDDPEQKRDRKVRPFSMFEATEQPSTGLRKNQSSDDLVRDAQAAKHPVKVPPPVPIKPKGPNGAPYGKPGLNTGTFPKAKPSSSGQQQQQQQQQQQPQAPAPGRLPLPVNQSQTLPLPSKQDAPPAATVRPFTPELPNSKPQTQTASSIYSMYTQQPGSAKPFQPSVQGALTRAQSRGNGFVSVYGKPVIAGPQYPENPYMDQRSFDQEVDHNGAGPASQGPPGPSVGGAPPETERTPRPLSPTKLLPFISNPYRHQSDGDLEALRKKLYNAPRPLKKRSSITEPEGPAGPNIQKLLYQKATLAALETIINTPSGEPERAPQGGGGGSQGPYSHPERGIPRQDEERTPAQRGAQPLRPPRPRAPGGTHQTARPGDFTPPPPPAHPAPRIDESLFPPPPPALLEDQTAASPPPPPPPEGFPEEFPPYPPPPYPSGAEEQGLTEDSFNMRAPEVTGQVQLPPGKRTNLRKDGSERIDHSMRVKFNPLALLLDSSLEGEYDLVQRIIYEVEDPSQPNDEGITALHNAVCAGHTEIVKFLVQFGVNVNAADSDGWTPLHCAASCNNVQVCKFLVESGAAVFAMTYSDMQTAADKCEEMEEGYTQCSQFLYGVQEKMGIMNRGVVYGLWDYAGESEDELAILESESMTVVRREDEDEVEWWWARMGDATGYVPRNLLGLYPRIKQRQRTLA